From Suricata suricatta isolate VVHF042 chromosome 1, meerkat_22Aug2017_6uvM2_HiC, whole genome shotgun sequence, a single genomic window includes:
- the PPM1K gene encoding protein phosphatase 1K, mitochondrial → MSTAALITLVRSGGNQVRRRVLLSSRLLQDDRRVTPTCHSSTSEPRCSRFDPDGSGRPATWDNFGIWDNRIDEPILLPPSIKYGKPIPKISLENVGCASHIGKRKENEDRYDSAQLTDEVLYFAVYDGHGGPAAADFCHTHMEKCIMDLLPKEKNLETVLTLAFLEIDKAFAKHAHLSADATLLTSGTTATVALLRDGIELVVASVGDSRAILCRKGKSMKLTIDHTPERKDEKERIKKCGGFVAWNSLGQPHVNGRLAMTRSLGDLDLKTSGVIAEPETKRIKLHHADDSFLVLTTDGINFMVNSQEICDFVNQCHDPNEAAHAVIEQAIQFGTEDNSTAVVVPFGAWGKYKNSEINFSFSRSFASSGRWA, encoded by the exons ATGTCAACAGCTGCCTTAATTACTTTGGTCAGAAGCGGCGGGAACCAGGTGAGAAGGAGGGTGCTGCTGAGCTCCCGCCTTCTGCAGGACGACCGGCGCGTGACGCCCACGTGCCACAGCTCCACTTCGGAGCCTAGGTGTTCGCGGTTCGACCCAGATGGGAGTGGGCGGCCAGCCACCTGGGACAATTTTGGGATCTGGGATAACCGCATTGACGAGCCGATTCTGCTACCGCCCAGCATTAAGTATGGCAAGCCGATTCCCAAAATCAGCTTGGAAAACGTAGGCTGCGCCTCGCATATTGGCAAACGAAAAGAGAATGAGGACAGGTATGACAGCGCTCAGCTGACAGATGAGGTCCTGTACTTTGCTGTGTATGATGGACACGGAGGACCTGCAGCCGCCGATTTCTGTCACACCCACATGGAGAAATGCATCAT GGATTTGCTTCCTAAGGAGAAGAACTTGGAAACTGTTTTGACCTTGGCTTTTCTAGAAATAGATAAAGCCTTTGCAAAGCATGCCCACCTGTCTGCTGATG CAACGCTTCTGACCTCTGGGACTACTGCAACAGTAGCCCTGTTGAGAGATGGTATTGAGCTGGTTGTAGCCAGTGTTGGGGACAGCCGGGCTATTTTGTGTAGAAAAGGAAAATCCATGAAGCTGACCATTGACCatactccagaaagaaaagatgaaaaagaaag GATCAAGAAATGTGGTGGCTTTGTGGCTTGGAATAGTTTGGGACAGCCTCACGTGAATGGCAGACTTGCAATGACAAGGAGTCTTGGAGATTTGGATCTTAAAACCAGCGGTGTGATAGCAGAACCAGAAACAAAGAGGATTAAG CTCCATCATGCCGATGACAGCTTCCTGGTCCTCACTACGGATGGAATTAACTTCATGGTGAACAGCCAAGAGATTTGCGACTTTGTCAATCAGTGCCATGATCCCAATGAAGCAGCCCACGCAGTGATTGAACAG GCAATACAGTTTGGTACTGAAGACAACAGTACTGCAGTAGTAGTGCCTTTTGGTGCCTGGGGGAAATACAAGAACTCTGAGATCAATTTCTCATTCAGCAGAAGCTTTGCCTCCAGTGGACGATGGGCCTGA